From Patescibacteria group bacterium, a single genomic window includes:
- the rpsG gene encoding 30S ribosomal protein S7: MRGGRLKIKRIINPDPKYGSVVLAKFINHIMERGKKSTAQDIVYSAFDKIAAAEKDPMKTFEEAIKNVQPQVEVRSRRVGGANYQVPMPVSVSRQNALSFRWIIGAARAKKGQPMADKLATVLLDSAQGVGDAMKKRDEVHRMAEANKAFAHFARFAK, translated from the coding sequence ATGCGCGGTGGACGACTAAAAATTAAAAGAATAATCAATCCGGATCCAAAATACGGCAGTGTTGTTTTGGCCAAATTCATAAATCACATTATGGAGAGGGGCAAAAAATCAACCGCTCAAGATATTGTTTATTCCGCGTTTGATAAAATTGCCGCGGCCGAAAAAGATCCGATGAAAACTTTTGAAGAGGCCATAAAAAATGTTCAGCCCCAGGTTGAGGTGCGCTCACGCCGAGTGGGCGGCGCCAACTACCAGGTGCCGATGCCGGTATCGGTCAGCCGACAAAATGCCTTGTCATTTAGATGGATAATCGGCGCGGCCCGGGCCAAAAAAGGCCAGCCAATGGCTGATAAATTGGCAACCGTGTTGCTTGACAGCGCCCAAGGCGTTGGCGATGCCATGAAGAAGAGAGATGAAGTGCACCGAATGGCTGAAGCCAACAAGGCCTTTGCTCACTTTGCCCGTTTCGCCAAGTAA
- the rplD gene encoding 50S ribosomal protein L4, with product MKVKVYNLEGKETGEMNLSDAVFGVKIKPEVVHQVFVTQMNNQREPWADTKNRGEVSGGGKKPWPQKGTGRARHGSIRSPIWKGGGVTFGPLSIRNYKTKINDKVRRLALKMCLSDKVNSGAFMIVEDFNFSEPKTKLFANLIKALPTKIKNFLVLAPGKNENLLRITKNLPTVKTVRAEDVNVMELLTRPGVIISKAGVETLEKTFNK from the coding sequence ATGAAGGTAAAAGTTTACAATTTAGAAGGAAAAGAAACGGGTGAAATGAATCTTTCCGACGCGGTTTTTGGCGTTAAAATAAAACCGGAAGTGGTGCACCAAGTTTTTGTGACCCAGATGAATAATCAGCGCGAACCATGGGCTGATACCAAAAATAGAGGCGAAGTTAGCGGTGGCGGCAAAAAACCATGGCCGCAAAAAGGCACCGGACGCGCCCGACACGGATCAATCCGTTCACCAATCTGGAAAGGCGGCGGCGTGACTTTTGGTCCGCTCTCAATTAGAAACTATAAAACAAAGATCAATGACAAAGTGCGCCGGTTGGCTTTAAAAATGTGTTTGAGCGATAAAGTAAACAGCGGCGCCTTCATGATTGTTGAAGATTTTAATTTTTCCGAACCGAAAACCAAGCTTTTTGCAAATTTGATAAAAGCGCTGCCGACAAAGATTAAAAATTTTTTGGTGCTGGCTCCGGGGAAGAATGAAAATTTGCTCCGCATTACCAAAAATTTGCCGACAGTTAAGACCGTACGCGCCGAAGATGTAAATGTGATGGAACTTTTAACCAGACCGGGCGTGATTATCAGCAAAGCCGGAGTAGAAACGTTAGAAAAAACTTTTAACAAATAA
- the rpsL gene encoding 30S ribosomal protein S12, producing the protein MPTINQLIRKGRHSKVKKSKVPALQFTLDTLHRKKTVFAKGTSFKRGVCTKVYTTTPKKPNSALRKVAKVRLSNGMEVIAYIPGEGHNLQEHSIVLLRGGRVKDLPGVRYHIVRGVYDTQGVEARRRGRSLYGAKKPKAAKK; encoded by the coding sequence ATGCCTACAATCAACCAGTTAATTAGAAAAGGCAGACACAGCAAGGTAAAAAAGAGCAAAGTTCCGGCTTTGCAGTTTACCTTAGATACTCTTCATCGCAAGAAAACTGTTTTTGCCAAAGGCACTTCTTTTAAAAGAGGTGTTTGCACAAAAGTTTATACAACCACACCAAAGAAACCAAACTCGGCTTTGCGCAAGGTCGCTAAAGTCCGCCTGTCAAACGGTATGGAAGTCATTGCCTATATTCCGGGCGAGGGCCACAATTTGCAGGAACACTCAATCGTTTTGCTTCGCGGCGGCCGCGTGAAAGATTTGCCGGGCGTGCGCTACCACATTGTGCGCGGTGTTTATGATACCCAAGGAGTTGAAGCCAGGAGACGCGGCAGAAGTTTATATGGAGCCAAGAAACCGAAAGCGGCCAAGAAATAA
- the rpsJ gene encoding 30S ribosomal protein S10 has product MATATNPTAQKKTEEVISRIRIKIRAYDNKIIDQATKNIIDTALRNGAQVVGPIPLPTEKTKFTVNRSTFVHKDAREQFEMRVHKRLIDIINPSAKAVDALMSLQVPAGVDIEIKM; this is encoded by the coding sequence ATGGCAACTGCCACCAATCCAACCGCACAAAAGAAAACCGAAGAGGTAATAAGCAGGATTAGAATTAAAATCCGCGCTTATGATAATAAGATTATTGATCAGGCCACGAAAAATATCATAGACACCGCCTTAAGAAACGGCGCTCAAGTCGTCGGCCCGATACCTCTGCCAACCGAGAAGACAAAGTTTACGGTTAACCGTTCTACTTTTGTGCACAAAGATGCGCGCGAACAATTTGAAATGCGCGTTCACAAGCGTTTGATTGATATCATTAATCCGTCGGCAAAAGCCGTAGATGCCCTGATGAGTTTACAGGTTCCGGCCGGTGTTGACATTGAAATAAAAATGTAG
- a CDS encoding right-handed parallel beta-helix repeat-containing protein produces the protein MTKFYLKTFLAAIFAAITLFSVQIPAYAALGSSCPTNLKPGDMVKVAGKPAIYLINKDSKLLYFPDGDVFKSWHAKYGGYISIDQTCLDSIPVPNTYPAGVNFKPGSYIVRQESSSQLYTIPTEDTLAKISPATAAALYGSGYKVMVIKNIFWPNYVYRAPDIAEVSPPPAPSPVPATGNIYYVSTSGKNSNSGSATSPWASPAYGADKLKPGDTLIIKSGTYYLNDYGNDMLVPPSGAANNYVTIKGESAANRPILKAGNNMFAAISISNKSYVKIADLEITSNNGQDFRDGINGAEGPANHIILENLYIHHLDEYGINIGDTNDLKITNCVISYTGYGAIGGPAGTNGGWKNVVISGTTMSYSGHYYQGGPGPSPYDRPDGFGIETSAGPIEIANSISEHNKGDGIDSKAENTNVHDTVIRNNSSDGLKLWGTGSKATNVLIYGRGDGNSNITPWASIVLQSDKANAVFTLDHVTVDDYLGGNYLMHVQYDNQNTPTTLTIKNSIFSSRGPNASPIFIAPGTNFTVSNSDFYFPGSDNVLEHGDTAYTSSQINTFGSGNIYGDPKFVSPAWGSNGNYRLQSGSPATGMGTNTF, from the coding sequence ATGACCAAATTTTATCTAAAGACATTTTTGGCGGCCATCTTTGCTGCTATCACGCTATTTTCGGTACAAATACCGGCGTACGCTGCTCTCGGCAGTTCTTGCCCAACAAACCTAAAACCGGGCGATATGGTCAAAGTCGCCGGAAAACCGGCAATATATCTCATTAACAAAGATTCAAAACTTTTATATTTCCCCGATGGCGATGTTTTTAAAAGCTGGCATGCCAAATATGGCGGCTATATCTCCATAGACCAGACCTGCCTTGATTCAATTCCCGTGCCAAACACATACCCAGCCGGTGTTAATTTTAAACCCGGTTCATATATTGTCAGGCAGGAATCTTCCAGCCAATTATATACCATCCCCACCGAAGACACCTTGGCAAAAATTTCACCGGCGACCGCAGCCGCTTTGTACGGAAGCGGCTACAAGGTCATGGTTATAAAAAACATCTTCTGGCCCAACTATGTCTACAGGGCTCCGGATATCGCCGAGGTTTCACCGCCTCCGGCGCCATCGCCGGTACCCGCAACCGGCAATATCTATTATGTTTCAACCTCGGGCAAAAATTCTAACTCCGGTTCGGCAACCAGTCCCTGGGCCAGCCCGGCCTATGGAGCCGATAAACTCAAACCCGGCGATACGCTGATTATAAAATCCGGTACCTATTATTTGAATGACTATGGCAATGATATGCTTGTCCCGCCATCCGGAGCTGCTAATAACTACGTAACCATCAAAGGAGAAAGTGCGGCCAACCGACCAATTCTCAAAGCCGGCAACAATATGTTTGCGGCCATCAGTATCTCAAACAAAAGCTATGTAAAAATTGCGGACTTGGAAATTACCAGCAATAACGGGCAGGATTTCCGGGACGGGATAAACGGCGCTGAAGGACCGGCCAATCATATTATTCTGGAAAATTTATACATCCACCACCTTGATGAATATGGTATAAATATTGGCGACACCAATGATCTTAAAATTACTAACTGCGTAATTTCCTACACCGGTTATGGCGCTATCGGCGGGCCGGCCGGCACAAATGGCGGCTGGAAAAATGTTGTGATATCCGGAACAACCATGTCTTATAGCGGCCACTATTATCAGGGCGGACCCGGGCCAAGCCCATATGACAGACCCGATGGATTTGGAATAGAAACATCGGCCGGTCCGATTGAAATCGCTAATTCAATATCCGAACACAACAAAGGCGACGGCATTGACTCAAAAGCAGAAAATACCAATGTGCATGACACCGTAATCAGAAACAATTCTTCTGATGGCTTGAAGTTGTGGGGCACAGGTAGTAAAGCGACTAATGTCTTAATTTACGGCCGCGGCGACGGTAATTCCAACATCACGCCCTGGGCGTCAATTGTCCTGCAATCTGATAAAGCGAATGCGGTGTTCACTCTTGACCATGTCACAGTTGATGATTATCTGGGTGGTAATTATCTGATGCACGTGCAATATGACAATCAGAACACCCCGACCACTCTTACCATAAAAAATTCTATCTTTTCTTCACGCGGGCCAAACGCCTCGCCGATATTTATAGCTCCGGGCACCAACTTCACCGTCTCAAACAGCGACTTTTATTTCCCTGGCAGTGACAACGTGCTGGAGCATGGCGATACTGCTTATACTTCTTCGCAAATTAACACCTTCGGATCCGGTAATATTTATGGAGATCCAAAATTCGTTTCACCGGCTTGGGGCTCTAATGGAAATTACCGTCTGCAAAGCGGCAGTCCGGCAACCGGAATGGGCACAAATACTTTTTAA
- the tuf gene encoding elongation factor Tu — MIMAEFIRNKPHVNVGTIGHVDHGKTTLTAAILQVLRTRGGVAQNKSVDDLDKSPESKARGITISTAHVEYETEKRHYAHVDCPGHADYVKNMITGAAQMDGAILVVSAADGPMPQTREHIVLARQVGVPYIVVFLNKVDQVSDPELIDLVEAEVRDLLKKYKFPGDTTPIIRGSALQALQNPTDENAIKPILELLNTLDEYIPQPERDIDKPFLMPIEDVFSIEGRGTVVTGRIERGTIHINDEIELVGIRDTAKTVVTGIEMFNKSMKEAQAGDNVGLLLRGTKKEDVERGMVTAKTGSITPHTEFEAQVYILTKEEGGRHKPFFKGYKPQFYVRTTDVTGEVELAAGTEMVMPGDTVSFNVKLITPVAMEDKMNFAIREGGKTVGAGVVTKIIK; from the coding sequence ATTATTATGGCTGAGTTTATTAGAAACAAGCCACACGTAAACGTAGGTACTATTGGTCACGTAGACCATGGTAAAACCACTTTAACTGCTGCCATTCTGCAGGTTTTGCGCACCCGCGGCGGTGTTGCCCAGAACAAATCAGTAGATGATTTGGACAAATCTCCAGAATCAAAAGCTCGTGGTATCACCATTTCTACCGCTCACGTAGAGTATGAAACCGAAAAAAGGCACTATGCACACGTAGATTGCCCGGGCCATGCTGATTACGTAAAGAACATGATCACCGGCGCTGCCCAGATGGATGGCGCTATCTTAGTCGTTTCTGCCGCTGACGGTCCAATGCCTCAAACTCGAGAACACATCGTTTTGGCTCGTCAGGTAGGCGTGCCTTATATTGTTGTTTTCTTAAACAAAGTTGACCAGGTTTCTGATCCGGAACTGATTGACTTGGTTGAAGCCGAAGTTCGCGATTTGCTGAAGAAATACAAATTCCCCGGCGACACCACTCCAATTATCCGCGGTTCAGCTTTGCAGGCCTTGCAAAATCCAACTGATGAAAATGCCATTAAGCCAATTTTGGAATTGTTAAATACCTTGGATGAGTATATTCCTCAACCGGAACGTGATATTGATAAGCCATTCTTAATGCCAATTGAGGATGTTTTCTCAATTGAAGGCCGCGGAACTGTGGTTACCGGCCGTATTGAAAGAGGTACTATTCATATCAATGACGAAATTGAATTAGTAGGTATCCGTGATACTGCCAAAACAGTAGTTACCGGTATTGAAATGTTCAACAAATCAATGAAAGAAGCCCAGGCCGGAGATAATGTCGGCTTATTGCTTCGCGGGACTAAGAAAGAAGATGTTGAACGCGGTATGGTAACTGCCAAGACAGGTTCAATCACTCCTCATACAGAATTTGAAGCCCAGGTTTATATCTTAACCAAAGAAGAAGGCGGTCGTCACAAACCATTCTTCAAGGGCTATAAACCCCAGTTTTATGTCAGAACCACTGATGTAACCGGCGAGGTTGAATTGGCTGCTGGCACGGAAATGGTTATGCCTGGAGACACAGTATCATTTAACGTTAAATTAATTACTCCGGTTGCCATGGAAGATAAAATGAACTTTGCTATCCGCGAGGGTGGCAAGACAGTCGGCGCCGGCGTAGTAACTAAGATTATCAAATAA
- the fusA gene encoding elongation factor G: MPREYTLENTRNIGIMAHIDAGKTTTTERVLFYTGKKHKIGEVHEGAAEMDWMEQEKERGITITSAATTCFWKGKRINIIDTPGHVDFTVEVERSLRVLDGAVAVFDGSQGVEPQSETVWHQADKYNVARVAFVNKMDKLGADFYMSLSSIRERLSKNAYPAQLPIGADSTFSGIVDLIEEKAYKFEGQHGENVIEIPIPEDMVESVKKYRAELVEKAAEANDEYMSKYLNGNALTNEEIRSALRTLTLKGQIYVVLCGSALGNIGVQQMLDAVVWYLPAPTDLPPVKGINPDTEAEELRKADDSEPFSALAFKIATDPFVGKLIFFRVYSGHVSAGSYLYNSSNGTKERLGRIVRMHANHREDVTDVYAGEIAAAIGLKSTFTGDTLCDENHQIVLEKIIFPEPVISVAIEPKTKADQEKIGMALQKLTEEDPTFRVHTDEETLQTIIEGMGELHLDIIVDRMRREFKVEANVGKPQVAYKETVKATAEAEGKYIKQSGGRGQYGHCWLRVEPQEQGKGVEFVDEVKGGVIPKEFIPAIRKGVEDAVTRGIQAGYPVVDVKVICYDGSYHEVDSSEAAFKMAGSMAFQAACKRAHPVILEPIMKVEAVTPEQYMGDVIGDLNSKRGQIQEMFDRGQMKVVKAIVPLASMFGYATTLRSISQGRASSTMEFGHYAEVPTNVAAEIIAGRQK, translated from the coding sequence ATGCCTCGTGAATACACATTAGAAAATACCAGAAATATAGGTATCATGGCCCATATTGATGCCGGTAAAACCACAACCACTGAACGTGTTTTGTTTTACACCGGTAAGAAACATAAAATCGGCGAGGTGCATGAAGGCGCCGCCGAAATGGACTGGATGGAACAGGAAAAAGAGCGTGGTATCACCATCACTTCAGCCGCCACCACTTGTTTTTGGAAAGGAAAGCGCATCAACATAATTGATACTCCGGGCCATGTGGACTTTACCGTGGAAGTAGAGCGATCTTTGCGCGTGCTTGACGGAGCTGTGGCCGTGTTTGACGGTTCACAGGGTGTTGAACCTCAATCAGAAACGGTCTGGCATCAGGCCGATAAATATAATGTGGCGCGCGTTGCTTTTGTAAATAAAATGGATAAGCTTGGCGCCGATTTTTACATGAGCTTATCTTCAATTCGGGAAAGATTATCCAAAAATGCTTATCCGGCTCAACTGCCAATCGGCGCTGATAGCACCTTTTCCGGCATAGTTGATTTGATAGAGGAAAAAGCATACAAATTTGAAGGTCAACATGGAGAAAATGTTATTGAAATTCCCATTCCGGAAGATATGGTTGAATCGGTAAAAAAATACCGCGCCGAATTGGTTGAAAAAGCCGCTGAAGCCAACGATGAATACATGAGTAAATATTTAAACGGTAATGCTTTGACCAACGAAGAAATACGAAGCGCTTTGCGCACGTTGACTCTTAAAGGCCAGATTTATGTTGTTCTGTGCGGTTCGGCTTTGGGAAATATTGGCGTCCAGCAAATGTTGGATGCGGTAGTTTGGTATTTACCGGCGCCGACCGATTTGCCTCCGGTAAAAGGTATCAATCCGGATACTGAAGCGGAAGAGTTAAGAAAAGCGGATGACAGCGAACCGTTTTCCGCCTTGGCGTTTAAGATTGCCACTGATCCGTTTGTGGGAAAATTAATCTTTTTCCGTGTTTATTCCGGACATGTCAGCGCCGGCAGTTATTTGTATAATTCTTCAAACGGTACCAAAGAAAGATTGGGCAGAATTGTGCGTATGCACGCCAATCACCGCGAAGATGTGACTGATGTTTATGCCGGAGAAATTGCGGCGGCCATTGGTTTAAAGAGCACGTTCACCGGAGATACCTTGTGTGATGAAAATCATCAGATTGTTCTTGAAAAAATTATCTTCCCGGAACCGGTTATCTCGGTGGCTATTGAACCCAAAACTAAAGCTGATCAGGAAAAAATCGGCATGGCCCTGCAAAAGCTTACCGAAGAAGACCCGACCTTTAGGGTTCATACCGATGAAGAGACCTTGCAAACCATTATTGAAGGCATGGGTGAATTGCATTTGGATATTATTGTTGATCGCATGCGCCGGGAGTTTAAGGTTGAGGCCAATGTCGGCAAGCCGCAGGTTGCCTATAAAGAGACCGTTAAAGCGACTGCCGAGGCCGAAGGCAAATACATTAAACAATCAGGCGGCCGCGGTCAGTATGGCCATTGCTGGCTTCGGGTTGAGCCCCAGGAGCAAGGCAAGGGCGTTGAGTTTGTTGATGAGGTAAAAGGCGGCGTGATTCCTAAAGAATTTATCCCTGCTATCAGAAAAGGTGTTGAAGATGCGGTTACTCGCGGCATACAGGCCGGTTACCCGGTGGTTGATGTGAAAGTTATTTGTTATGATGGTTCATACCATGAGGTTGACTCATCTGAAGCGGCTTTCAAGATGGCCGGCTCAATGGCTTTTCAAGCCGCTTGCAAAAGAGCTCATCCGGTGATTTTGGAACCGATAATGAAAGTGGAGGCCGTTACTCCGGAACAATATATGGGCGATGTGATCGGCGATTTGAATTCCAAACGCGGACAGATTCAGGAAATGTTTGATAGAGGCCAGATGAAAGTCGTAAAAGCAATAGTACCGCTTGCGAGTATGTTTGGTTATGCTACCACCTTGCGCAGTATTTCACAGGGCCGTGCCAGTTCCACCATGGAATTTGGCCACTATGCCGAGGTGCCGACCAATGTGGCTGCCGAAATTATTGCCGGCAGACAGAAATAG